The proteins below are encoded in one region of Rhododendron vialii isolate Sample 1 chromosome 7a, ASM3025357v1:
- the LOC131332092 gene encoding uncharacterized protein LOC131332092, translated as MEPRLLIQTLTTTSTTATELHQAWHLLSLLLSLGRPSLPAELASKCRAPIRYIQYLCSVPNSPIVLTSNLLITPSPFAFTILQKLTTSLSRVEFGVFRRRRVLEDVGRTYCRRRKRLGSEIEVTPVSKKRLVLQDIDENEENRIVSISPIGTPVDCTELHIPVVACTTRGLDAQTGDISITKLESANFDIEVGMPPFSFNLNTGLSSYGLENIDLGNSKQTSILEHMQENQHSYASGFQHSFLNFERSPGIPHPVTVQKIKACMLHPEQYIPTNPTENSTAWRKITMDEMSLRNGISFNATARAEVEKCIVPREEEEESLVDTICHEGEVECIVPAVNIAQTLMSRDGKAMKVVESIDMSPYPDVEETTADVEGKAILLVAGLSVPQKQLMKSSTKSKTPRKDVINPKQQALRKALGSSKGVDSPIEHLQSARDRNLIFMKQKIKQNCDEKVNTRKKGENCKDKRDKPISIALNNQQEPKPLPKFEQFIIKEEEGSGGYGTVYRAQRKNDGTTFAIKCPHANANRHHVHNELKMLERFGGKNYVIKYEGSFKNENSECLVLEHVEHDRPEVLKKEIDVFQLQWYGYCMFRALAGLHKQGIVHRDVKPGNFLFSRNVNKGYLIDFNLAMDMHQKYGTLDKSKGVYDMSLNHAPLVHAKTLPPYNQKFLVGKSAEAINKEAGNVSRPLLLNPKKKVVYQTNALTDLGGRNALKSQGADGSGITSTKDATSTRTPSTERLREPIPCQGRKELLNLVQKAMRSPNYEAHSVPSSKRKRVAALPSKVDRKLVYLTPMPLYSTGTAVAGAGLIKSKGGGKPKREGPCVGTKGFRAPEVLFRSPYQGPKVDSWSAGVTLLYLMIGRTPFTGEPEQNIKEIAKLRGNENLWEVAKLHNCETSFPVDLYDVQFLPSTKLRDWCKQNTKRPEFFELIPRSLFDLVDKCLTVNPRARISAEEALRHEFFNPCHDGLKKERMVRKGLSLDSRTNHILNRQLETCEGLL; from the exons ATGGAACCTCGCCTCCTAATTCAAACCCTAACAACCACCTCAACCACCGCCACTGAACTCCACCAAGCCTGgcacctcctctctctcctcctctccctcgGCCGTCCATCTCTCCCCGCCGAACTCGCCTCCAAATGCCGGGCCCCGATCCGCTACATCCAGTACCTCTGTTCCGTCCCTAACTCCCCAATTGTTTTGACCAGTAACCTCCTCATTACTCCGTCGCCGTTCGCGTTCACGATTCTCCAGAAGCTTACCACAAGCTTGAGTCGTGTTGAGTTCGGAGTTTTTAGGCGGAGGAgggttttggaggacgtcgggaGAACGTACTGTAGGAGGCGGAAGAGGCTCGGATCGGAGATTGAGGTTACGCCTGTTTCGAAAAAGAGACTTGTTTTGCAGGATATTGATG AAAACGAAGAAAATCGAATCGTGTCGATTTCACCTATTGGAACTCCCGTTGATTGCACGGAG TTACATATTCCAGTGGTTGCATGTACAACCAGAGGATTGGATGCACAGACGGGTGATATTTCAATCACGAAACTTGAATCAGCAAATTTTGATATAGAAGTTGGAATGCCTCCCTTCTCATTCAATCTAAATACTGGATTGTCGAGTTATGGATTGGAGAACATTGATCTTGGAAATAGTAAACAGACAAGTATCTTGGAGCATATGCAGGAGAATCAACATTCATACGCCTCAGGTTTTCAGCATAgctttcttaattttgaaagaTCTCCAGGTATTCCTCATCCAGTAACAGTACAAAAAATAAAGGCATGTATGCTTCACCCAGAACAATATATCCCGACCAATCCAACAGAAAATTCAACtgcatggaggaaaattacaaTGGATGAGATGAGCTTGAGAAATGGAATCAGTTTCAATGCCACAGCACGCGCAGAAGTAGAAAAATGCATAGTTCCacgagaagaagaggaagaatcATTAGTTGATACTATTTGCCATGAGGGCGAAGTTGAATGCATTGTCCCAGCAGTCAATATTGCTCAAACACTAATGTCACGTGATGGCAAAGCAATGAAGGTGGTAGAGAGCATTGATATGAGTCCATATCCGGATGTAGAGGAAACAACTGCAGATGTGGAGGGTAAGGCTATTCTCTTAGTGGCTGGGCTCTCTGTTCCTCAGAAGCAGCTTATGAAATCCTCCACCAAATCAAAAACCCCTCGAAAGGATGTAATAAACCCAAAACAGCAAGCTCTCCGCAAGGCTTTGGGCAGTTCTAAAGGTGTTGATTCCCCTATAGAGCATCTTCAGAGTGCAAGAGATAGAAACTTAATCTTCATGAAGCAGAAGATAAAGCAGAACTGTGACGAAAAGGTGAACACTAGGAAAAAGGGGGAAAATTGTAAAGATAAAAGAGACAAGCCAATCTCCATTGCCCTCAAT AACCAACAGGAGCCAAAACCACTACCAAAATTTGAACAGTTTATTATAAAGGAGGAAGAAGGCTCTG GTGGTTATGGTACAGTCTACAGGGCGCAGAGAAAGAATGATGGAACAACATTTGCGATTAAAT GTCCTCATGCAAATGCTAATAGACACCATGTCCATAATGAGCTGAAGATGCTGGAGCGATTTGG GGGTAAGAACTATGTCATAAAGTATGAAGGGTCTTTCAAGAATGAGAATTCGGAATGCCTCGTTTTAGAGCATGTGGAGCATGACAGACCTGAG GTCTTGAAGAAAGAAATAGATGTTTTCCAGCTCCAGTGGTACGGCTATTGCATGTTCAGAGCACTTGCAGGTTTACATAAGCAG GGAATAGTTCACAGAGATGTTAAACCTGGCAACTTCCTCTTCTCTCGCAATGTCAATAAAGGTTATCTCATCGATTTTAACCTTGCCATG GATATGCATCAAAAGTATGGAACTCTTG ACAAATCGAAGGGGGTCTATGATATGAGTCTCAATCATGCTCCACTTGTCCATGCCAAAACTCTGCCTCCGTACAATCAGAAGTTTCTGGTTGGAAAATCTGCGGAAGCAATCAATAAGGAGGCTGGAAATGTTTCAAGGCCACTTTTATTGAACCCGAAAAAGAAGGTTGTGTACCAAACAAATGCCTTAACTGACTTGGGCGGCAGGAATGCGTTGAAAAGCCAAGGAGCAGATGGCTCTGGTATAACTTCAACGAAGGATGCAACAAGCACTAGAACTCCTTCAACAGAAAGGTTAAGGGAACCCATTCCATGCCAAGGTAGGAAGGAGCTGCTCAACCTGGTGCAGAAAGCAATGCGGAGTCCAAATTACGAAGCACATAGTGTTCCATCTTCAAAGAGAAAGAGGGTTGCCGCACTTCCAAGTAAAGTAGATAGAAAACTAGTATACCTAACTCCAATGCCACTATACTCAACTGGCACTGCTGTTGCTGGTGCTGGCCTGATAAAGAGCAAAG GTGGTGGAAAGCCAAAGAGAGAAGGCCCTTGTGTAGGAACCAAGGGCTTTCGGGCTCCAGAG GTATTGTTCAGATCACCATATCAAGGCCCCAAAGTAGATAGCTGGTCTGCTGGGGTTACCTTACTTTACCTGATGATCGGAAGAACACCCTTTACTGGGGAACCCGAACA GAACATAAAAGAAATTGCTAAGTTGAGAGGCAATGAAAATCTCTGGGAAGTAGCCAAGCTACATAACTGCGAAACGTCATTTCCAGTG GATCTTTACGATGTACAATTCTTGCCATCTACGAAACTTAGAGATTGGTGCAAACAGAACACTAAAAGACCCGAATTCTTCGAGTTGATCCCAAGATCACTGTTTGATCTTGTGGACAAGTGTTTGACAGTGAACCCGAGAGCAAGGATAAGCGCGGAGGAAGCACTCAGGCACGAGTTCTTCAACCCTTGCCACGATGGCCTCAAaaaggagaggatggtcaggaaGGGGCTGAGCTTGGACTCTAGGACTAACCATATTTTGAATAGGCAGTTAGAGACTTGTGAAGGTTTGTTATGA